A region of the Candidatus Bathyarchaeota archaeon genome:
GAGGTGCCCAGCAGTCTATAACTATTAGCGAGTATTTATTGACGGTGTCATTGAAGTCGGCGTCGGTTATGGTGATTGGGGTAGCGATTTTTTCGCTGCTTTTTGATTGTTTTATCATTTCTTGTATTTTCTTTGCCTTGATTTTTTCTAGTTCGGTGTCTTTTTCTTCAAACAAGCAACCATGCTCCTTCATTATGCATTTGTTCATTATTACTGTGAGTTCTGCCTTTTGAGCTTTTTCTGCTGCTTGTTGGTATTTTAGGGTTCTCTGTGTGTGTTCTCAGCACAGTGTCTAGACCTTCCTACTTGGATTCAAATATGTTTTCGGGATGGTTTTTGGTTTGTTTGTGGTGGGGGCTTTATGTGTTTAAGTTGAATGTTGACAAGGATTGGGGGATGGATATGCTGTTGTATGATTTGGGGTTTATCGGTTTTGGGTTGGCTCTTGAGCTGGCAGGTTTAAGGTTGATTGTGCTGGGAAAGAAGTAACGGGTCTTGGGAACGTTTTTATTTTCTTTGTTGGTGTATTGTTTGGTTGGGCGGCGGTAGCCAAGCCAGGTCAATAAAATGGTTTGTTGGCTAGAGGCGAAGGACTCAAGATCCTTTCCCGTAGGGGTTCGCCGGTTCGAATCCGGCCCGCCGCACCATGTTTCACAAATTTGCCTGTTGCTAGAATGCGGCGGAGTCTTTCTTAACTACGTCTAGCTTATCCATTGCAAGTGTAAAGTCTTGCAACGATTTCGGTCTGAAGATTATTTGGCTTCCAGAAATTCTTGATCCAAGAGTTAAGACCCACAGCAATTTTGGGATCAAGGTTAGTACTGAGATAGTTGCTTCATCCTCTTTTTTGCCGCGTAGCGAAGGGATTGGCCTCAAAAAGAACCACCGTTGTTCTTTGACTTTTTTTACAGTATAGCCGTAGATTTCATTAGTGCTGTAATGTTTTGAGAAGTTTAAGAAAGGGGCTTCCAAAAGCAAACCTTTCTTTGAAATACAGAGCTTAACGTAAGCAAACGCTGTTGAAGAAAATACTGCGATAACTGTCAGCATTATCAATAAGATGTAGAGCCAAGGAAATCTAGGAATATAATGCGGTGCATAGCTTATGAAGGCAAGAATTGGAATCCATGCCAAGAGAATCCAGCGCCCTCCGATGTTCTGTTCAAATAACAGAGTTTCGTAATAAGACTCAAGTCTCCTTCTGCTCTTTGAATACAGCAAACTCAGTGAACCTAGAAGAATCGGTCCTGGAGCATAAATCAGTGAAGGGTGAGCAAGCAATGGCGCTGTGGTAAAAATTTCACCCAAGGCATGAACACTTTCAGGCTCTATGACACGAATCCGCCATAAGCCAACCTCAAACAAGACATAATCTTCATAAACTGTTTCGTTTTCCCATACTGCTACAATAGTACCGTTGGGATGAGTAAGCTTCACGCTCAGCACCTGTTCTGCCCCAATACGTACATGGAGAGTGTTAGGAGTAAGTGAAACAGGAATCTCGCAATAGGTTGGCGCAGTTCCATGAACTACTGTCCCATTAAAGCCGATAGAGATTCCGCCACCCGCATAGTAAACAGGAGTTCTAGGTCCCACAATTAACAAGATTACACCTATTGATAGAAAAACTAATCCAACAATTGAAAAGACGAACCAACGCATTCCTCATCAACTAACAGTTGATGCATCAGTTTAAATAATTATTTTTATTGGCACTAGAGACCCTTTCCCGTAGGGGTTCGCCGGTTCGAATCCGGCCTGCCACACCATTTCGTTACAGTTTATTAGTTTAAACAACAATAGAGCGAAGGGTCGTCTATGCAAGTTTTCGCCATCAAATCCCCACTCATCAAACCAAAAGACAACCTAGTCAACATACTTCTCCAAGCAACAAAAAAACACAACCTAAAACTAGAAAACAAAGACCTCATAGCAATATCATCAAAAGCCCTAGCAACAACACAAGACCAAATAACTAAACTAAATCAAATCGCACCATCCCAAAAAGCAAAGACGCTAGCCAAAAAATATTCTTTAGAACCAGAATTTGCCGAACTAATACTAGAAGAAGCCGAAAAAATCTACGGAGGAACCGAAAAAGCAGTTTTGACACTAAAAAACGGAATCTTAACTGTAAACGCTGGCATTGACCACAAAAACGCTCCAAAAGGATACGCCGCACTATGGCCTCTAAACCCTCAACAACAAGCCGAAGCCATACGACGCGAAATGCGACAAAGAACCAGAAAAAACGTAGGAGTCCTAATAGTGGACAGCGAAGTAGCACCCCTCAGAATGGGCACCAGAGGCTTAGCCCTAGCAGTAGCGGGCTTCAAACCAGTAAAAGACTGCAGAAGCAAAAGAGACCTTTTTCAAAAACCTCTCTTAATCACTCGACACGCAATAGCAGATGACCTCGCATCCACAGCCCACCTGCTAATGGGAGAAACAAACAAGAAAACACCCTTCGTCCTCATCAAAAACGCACCTGTCACATTCACAGAAGACCAAGTTTCTCCAAAAGAAATGCAGATTCCACCCAATAAATGCGTCTATGCATCTGCATTTAAAATTTCAACCACCAATCTTGAAACCATAAATCCTTAAAGCCTTCAACAATCCAGCTCCGATGAACGTCGAAACTACAGCAATCAGCAACCTTTCTACGGGATAAAGCCACATAATAAGTTGCCAATCAGCTTTCCAAGCACTCACCTCAGAAATAAAACTAGGCCAGTAAAAGACTTCAAACATCAAACTACCCACAACATGACCAAAAAGAGTAGCAATAAACACCGTTATCCCCACCCCAAAAGCAAGCTTAAACGCATCCCCATTCTCACGCAAAAACTCATCAACCCTCGACTGCAATGGAGAAAACACGAAAACCAAACCAGCAACATGCAACCACAAAAAAGGAGGCCACAACCAAGCAGGTCCGACCACAGGATAAAAAGCAAAAACAAGCAGCAAAATAAGATACAAAACACTGCAAAACCATCTTTTATTGTTGCAAAGCAAGCCTGCACACAGCGCCGCAGCCACGTGAGGTACAAAGCTGAACAGACCGAAAGGGCCAGTTTGCGACATCAAAGCGCCGATGGCTCCGCCAATTGCTATTGAAAAGATGCCGAGCCAAGGACCAAGTATGATTCCAACCAACGGAGCCATCACAACTCCTGC
Encoded here:
- a CDS encoding coenzyme F420-0:L-glutamate ligase; the protein is MQVFAIKSPLIKPKDNLVNILLQATKKHNLKLENKDLIAISSKALATTQDQITKLNQIAPSQKAKTLAKKYSLEPEFAELILEEAEKIYGGTEKAVLTLKNGILTVNAGIDHKNAPKGYAALWPLNPQQQAEAIRREMRQRTRKNVGVLIVDSEVAPLRMGTRGLALAVAGFKPVKDCRSKRDLFQKPLLITRHAIADDLASTAHLLMGETNKKTPFVLIKNAPVTFTEDQVSPKEMQIPPNKCVYASAFKISTTNLETINP
- a CDS encoding ECF transporter S component is translated as MKINTLALSTKNITLTVVFASFYTVFSSWNLFPLVGGQGSFIQAGVVMAPLVGIILGPWLGIFSIAIGGAIGALMSQTGPFGLFSFVPHVAAALCAGLLCNNKRWFCSVLYLILLLVFAFYPVVGPAWLWPPFLWLHVAGLVFVFSPLQSRVDEFLRENGDAFKLAFGVGITVFIATLFGHVVGSLMFEVFYWPSFISEVSAWKADWQLIMWLYPVERLLIAVVSTFIGAGLLKALRIYGFKIGG